In the genome of Helicobacter kayseriensis, one region contains:
- the rplL gene encoding 50S ribosomal protein L7/L12, whose amino-acid sequence MAITKEDVLEYIGGLSVLELSELVKDFEEKFGVSAAPTVVAGAGVAAGAAAGAEEKTEFNVILVDGGSNKINAIKAVRELTGLGLKEAKEAVEQTPYTIKEGASKDDAEAMKKKLEEAGAKVEIK is encoded by the coding sequence ATGGCAATTACAAAAGAGGATGTATTAGAGTACATTGGTGGTTTATCTGTTTTGGAGCTTTCAGAACTTGTAAAAGATTTTGAAGAGAAATTTGGGGTTAGTGCTGCTCCTACTGTTGTTGCAGGAGCTGGTGTTGCAGCAGGTGCTGCTGCTGGAGCAGAAGAAAAAACAGAATTTAATGTAATTTTGGTTGATGGTGGTTCTAACAAAATCAATGCAATCAAGGCAGTAAGAGAGCTTACTGGACTTGGTCTCAAAGAAGCTAAAGAAGCAGTTGAGCAAACTCCTTATACAATTAAAGAGGGAGCGAGCAAAGATGATGCTGAAGCAATGAAAAAGAAGCTTGAAGAAGCTGGTGCTAAGGTTGAGATCAAATAA
- the rplA gene encoding 50S ribosomal protein L1 — MAKKVSKRLRNLNEKVDVSKTYDIDSGVSVLKGLASTKFDETVEIALRLGVDPRHADQMIRGAVVLPHGTGRTVRVAVFAKGIKADEAREAGADIVGDEDLAEEIKNGNTNFDMVIATPDMMALVGKVGRILGPKGLMPNPKTGTVTLEIAKAVGNAKGGQVNFRVDKKGNIHAPIGKASFETQKIKENMLEFVRAVNRLKPASAKGRYIRNSSLSLTMSPAVRIDSQELLEVK; from the coding sequence ATGGCAAAAAAAGTATCGAAGCGTTTGAGAAATTTAAATGAGAAAGTTGATGTTTCTAAAACTTATGATATAGATTCTGGAGTATCTGTTCTTAAAGGATTGGCCTCTACTAAATTTGATGAAACTGTAGAGATTGCTTTAAGATTAGGTGTTGATCCAAGGCATGCTGATCAAATGATTCGTGGGGCAGTAGTTCTCCCACATGGAACAGGAAGAACAGTAAGGGTTGCTGTATTTGCTAAGGGAATCAAGGCTGATGAAGCTCGCGAAGCAGGTGCAGATATTGTTGGTGATGAGGATTTGGCTGAAGAAATCAAAAATGGCAATACCAATTTTGATATGGTAATTGCTACTCCAGATATGATGGCTTTAGTAGGAAAGGTTGGAAGAATTCTTGGACCTAAAGGATTGATGCCTAATCCAAAAACAGGGACTGTAACTCTTGAAATTGCAAAGGCTGTTGGCAATGCAAAGGGAGGTCAAGTTAATTTTAGAGTGGATAAAAAGGGTAATATTCATGCTCCTATTGGCAAAGCCAGCTTTGAAACACAAAAGATTAAAGAAAATATGCTTGAATTTGTGCGAGCAGTGAATCGTTTAAAGCCAGCAAGTGCCAAGGGAAGATATATTCGCAATAGTTCATTGTCTCTTACAATGAGTCCTGCTGTGAGAATTGATTCTCAAGAACTTTTAGAAGTTAAATAA
- the rplJ gene encoding 50S ribosomal protein L10, which yields MTKQEKLEVVESLKAEFSASSAIVVCDYKGLKVKQLEQLRNNARVAGVKVQIVKNTLAKIAMNAVELPEQELKDTNIFIWGDDQIILSKILCKFAQDHKDNFSLKFGYFDKEVVDVAHIESISKLPSRDELIGMLLSVWTAPARYFVTGMDNLRKQKEEQ from the coding sequence ATGACCAAACAAGAAAAGCTTGAAGTCGTTGAGTCTCTTAAGGCTGAGTTTTCTGCTTCTTCTGCAATTGTTGTATGTGATTACAAGGGTCTTAAAGTTAAGCAGCTTGAACAATTAAGAAATAATGCTAGAGTTGCTGGAGTTAAGGTTCAAATTGTTAAAAATACATTGGCAAAAATTGCTATGAATGCAGTAGAGTTACCAGAGCAAGAGCTCAAGGATACAAATATCTTCATTTGGGGAGATGATCAAATCATTCTTTCTAAGATTTTGTGTAAGTTTGCACAAGATCACAAAGATAATTTTTCATTGAAATTTGGATACTTTGATAAAGAAGTTGTTGATGTTGCGCATATCGAGTCTATTTCTAAGCTTCCAAGTAGAGATGAGCTTATTGGTATGTTGCTTTCTGTATGGACTGCACCAGCAAGATACTTTGTAACAGGTATGGATAATTTAAGAAAACAAAAAGAAGAACAATAA